DNA from Microbacterium sp. SORGH_AS_0969:
CTGGCCGACCTGGGATGTTCCCGCGGTGAGCCCTCGCGCCTGGTTCGAAGCCGTCTACGGCGAAGACGCGTGGGAGGCCATCGCGTTCTTCCCCACGGTCGCGTGGCAGGGCTTCTTGCAGTGGTACCGGGTCGTCTCAGGCATCGAGGTGGTCGGGTCCACCCGCGTCGGCGCGATCCGCCCGACCGAGCCCGACGGTCCGCTGCGCATGCACCTCGACGGACCCGACGGCTCCTGGGTGCTGCTGGCCCGCCACGTCGTGCTCGCGACCGGCATCGAGGGGGCGGGCGGACGCCACATCCCGGCGCTCCTCGGTGACATCCCGTCCGACCGCGTGCACCACACGCACGACGACATCGACTTCGCCGCTCTCGCGGGCCTGCGGATCGGCATCCTGGGGGCGGGCACGGGCGCATTCGACAACGCCGCGACCGCCCTCGAGCACGGCGCGGCCTCCGTCAACGTGCACATGCGACGCCCCGCCATGCCGCAGGTCAGCCCGTACCGCTGGATGGAGTTCGCCGGCCTCATCGAGAACTACGGTTCGTTCACCGACGAGCAGAAGTGGGCGTTCAACGTCCACCTCTCGGCCGTCGACCAGCCCGCGACGCAGAACGCGATCTGGCGCGCGCACGCCTTCGACGGCTTCCGATTCCTCACCGCTTCGCCGTGGCAGAGCGTCGAGTGGGACGGCAGCGACATCGTCGTGACGACGCCGCATGGCATCCATCGTTATGACGTCGTCTTCGCCGCGACGGGGATCGTGGCCGACCTGGCTCGACGCCCGGAGCTCTCAGCGGTGGCCGCGGATGCCACCCTCTGGAGCGATCGCCTCAGCCCCGAGGCCGCGGCGCAGAACCCGGGGCTCGCCGCGTTCCCCTACCTCGACGACGACTTCGGCCTCGTGGACCGCCGCGGAGGGGAAGCGCTGTCGCGGATCCACCTGTTCAACCACGGCGCGCGGATCAGCCAGGGGATGCTGAGCCATCAGATCCCGGGTCTCGTGGGCGGGGCGACGAAGCTCGCCGCCGCGCTCTCGCGGCGTCTTTTCGCGCAGCGCTCCGACGAACTGCTGGCCGAGTACCTCGCCTACGACGTGCCCGTGGGCGTTCACGTCGGCCGACGCGCGCAACCCGCCTCCACGGGCGAGACGCCGGCGGTAGCGTTCTCGGGATGACGACCGCGACCCCCCTCACCGTGTCCGTGCCCACCGCCCAGCTCCGCGATGACCTCGGCGAGCTCCCCGACGGCGTCGAGGTGGTGATCTGGGACATGAAGGATGCCGCCCCGCGCGAGCGTTTCGACATGGTGGTGCCGCCGTACATGTCGATGGACGGGGTCGTCGAGGCCCTGTCGAGCGTCGAGGTCGGGCTCGTCCAGAGCCAGTCGATCGGCTACGACAACGTCGAAGGACGCCTGCCCGAGGGGCTCGTGTTCGCGAACGCGTCGTCGGTGCACGAGACCGCGACGGCAGAGCTCGCCGTGGCGCTCGCCCTGGCCGCGCAGCGTCGCCTCCCCGAGTTCGTGCGTGCGCAAGACCGCGGCGAATGGATCGGCGGTGGCGCGCCCGGTCTCGCCGACCGTCGTGTGACGCTCCTCGGTTTCGGGGGCGTCGGTCGCGCGATCGCCGCACGTCTGAAGCCGTTCGAGCTCGAGCTGCGCGCGGTCGCCTCGCACGGGCGCCTGCAGGACGAGGTCGAGGTCTTCCCCCTCGGTGAGTTGGCCGAGGTGCTTGCCGACACCGACATCCTCATCGCGTCGCTCCCCGGCGGCGACGCGACCCGGCACATCATCGACGACGCGGCGCTATCGGCACTCCCCGACGGCGCGCTCGTGGTCAACGTCGGACGCGGCCCGCTCGTCGACACCGACGCTCTCGTCGACCACGTGCGACGCGGCCGGATCCGGGCGGCGCTCGACGTGACCGACCCCGAGCCGCTGCCCGCGGGGCACCCGCTGTGGAGCCTCGAGGGCGCCCTCGTCGTCCCGCACGTGGGAGGAGCGACGGATGCCATGCGCCCCCGCATCGCTCGCCTCGTGCGTCGGCAGATCGACCGCCTCCGCGCCGGCGAGGAGCCGCTGAACGTGGTCCTCGGCGGCTGACGCCCCGCCCCGCGGCGCCGGCGCGCGCCGCCCCCGCACGTCCAGCGTTGAGTGTCCAAGACACGCCGTAATGGCCCCGGCAGTTGCGGCGTGTCTTGGACACTCAACGGGGGGCGGGGGCGGCGACGGGACGACGTCAGGCGCGGAAGCCTGCGGGGTTCGAGAGCAGGTCGGCGAAGGCCAGCTCGGCGGGGCCGACGAGCATCAGGCGCGAGCGCAGGTGGGCGCGCTCGAGGCGGATCGTGCGCCCCTCCGCGCCTAAGGGGTGCACGCGCACCGCTTCGGCCAGGCGCTCGCGACTCACCGACAGCAGGGCGCCGAGGTAGCCCGAGAGCACCACGGTCTCGGGGCTGAAGGCGTTGACGAAGTTGGTCAGTGCGACCGAGAGCACCTCGACCTGACGGGTGACCTCGGCCATCACGCGGGGATCGCGAGCGACCCCGAGCTCGACGTCGAGCTCGTCTTCGTCGAGCTTGCGGCGCCCGAGGAGCGGCTCGAGGAGGTCGAGGCTGACCTCGGCTTCGAGGCATCCCTTCCTCCCGCACACGCAGCGCCGACCCCGAGGGTCGACGACCGTGTGGCCGAGCTCGCCCGCGTAGCCCGAGGTTCCGCGCAGCAGCGTGCCGTCGATGATGAGCCCGCCGCCAATGCTGTGCATCGCGCCGCCGAGGTAGAGGAGGTTGCCGACGCCCACCCCGACGCCGAACCGCGACTCGGCGAGGGCACCGATGCTCGCGTCGTTGCCGGCCATGACCGGCATGCCGAGCTGATCGCTGAGGCGGGCGGCGACCGGGTCGCGCTTCCACCCGAGCGTCGGCGACACGAGGACCGAGCCGTTCGCGTTGACCAGACCCGGCACCGCGAGGCCGGCACCGACCACCCGGTAGTGCCGGTCGATGTCGGCGCGCATCGCCTCGACCGACGATTCGACGATCTGCACGAACCGGCGCGGCGAGGGAGCGCTCGCGGTGTCGTGGCGCAGGCGCGCGTGCACCACGCCGCCGAGTCCGACGAGCGCCACGGTCACCGCGTGCGGCTCGGCGCGGACGCTCAGGGCCGCGACGTGGTCTTCGGGTTCGATGTCGAGCGTGGGCCGCCCGACCTTGCCGGTGCGCTCCCCGCCCGGGGCTTCGCGGACGAGCCCCAGCTCGGTGAGCTCCATGACCAGGCCGGTCACGGTCGAGCGGTTCAAGCCGGTGGTGGCGCCCAGCTGCGCGCGTGAGAGCGCTCCCCGCGAGTGAAGGAGCGACAGCACGGACGCGAGGTTCTGCTGGCGGATCAGGTCGTTGGTCGTACGACCGGCCGGGGGTGCGAGCGGCGTCGCGGGCTCGAACACGGCAGGGGTCATGAGGGGCGCACCTCCCCCATCATTCCATCGGAGCCGGGCGGATGGGGAGCGGGCCCCGGGGCCACGCTCCCCATCCGATCACGCACCGCCGTTGCGGCGCTTGTTGAAGATGTCGAACGCGACGGCCAGCAGCAGCACGATGCCCTTGATCGCCATCTGCCAGGCGGCATCCACACTGAGGATCGACAGACCCATGTTCAGCACGCCCATGACGAGGCCACCGACGACGGCGCCGATCACGGTGCCGATGCCGCCCTGGACGGCCGCTCCACCGATGAACACGGCGGCGATGGCATCCAGTTCGTAGTTCTGACCGGCGGATGCCACGGCGCCACCGGCGCGAGCGGTGCTGACCACGGCGGCCAGGCCCGCGAGCACGCCCATGTTCACGAAGATGAAGAAGTTGACCCACTTCGTCTTCACACCGCTCATCACGGCGGCGAACAGGTTGCCGCCCATTGCGTAGACGTGACGACCGAAGGTCGTGCGGTTGAGCACGAACGTGTAGGCGAGCACGAGCACGGCCAGGATGATCAGCACGATCGGGGTGCCGTTGTAGGCGGCGAGGGTGAAGGCGACCGCCATGATCGCGACCGCGGCGATGGCGTTCTTCGCCCAGAACGACCACGCGACCTCGCGGGGCAGCTCGAGACGACGCAGCGTCGCCCGCGTCCGCAGCTGCTGGGCGATGAGCGCGACCACGGCGACGAAACCGAGGACCACCGTCAGGGAGTCCCAGACGCCGACGTAACCGAGGATGGGCGGCAGCCAGCCGGCGCCGATGGCGGTGAAGCCGTCGGGCAGGCCCGCGATGGTCCCGCCGGTGAGCAGCACCAGGGTCAGGCCGCGGAACAGCAGCATGCCGGCGAGGGTGACGATGAACGCGGGTATGCCCACGAAGGCGACCCAGAAGCCCTGCCAGGCACCGACGACGGCGCCGACGGCGAGCGAGAGGATCACGGCCAACCACCACGGGAGGCCCCATTGGTTCATCGCGATCGCCGCGATCGCCCCGACCATGGCGACCACCGAACCGACCGACAGGTCGATGTGCCCGGCGATGATGACCATGACCATGCCGATCGCGAGGATCAGCACGTAGGCGTTCTGCTGGATGAGGTTGTTGACGTTGCCCGGCATGAGCAGTCGCCCGCCGGTGAGCACCTGGAACAGCACGATGATGATGACCAGGGCGGCGAGGATGCCGAACTGACGGAAGTTGATGCGCGACAGGATGCCGCGGCGACGCGGCCCGGGCTGGGTCGGCGCTTCGACCGTCTGGGTGGATGCGGTGGCCATTGCTGTCAGTTCCTTCCGGCGGTCATGTGCCGCATGAGCGTCTCCTGGGTGGCATCCGCGCGGCTGACCTCGCCCGTGATGCGTCCCTCGGAGATGGTGTAGATGCGGTCGGAGAGGCCGATGACCTCGGGCAGCTCCGACGAGATGACGATGACGGCCTTCCCCTGGGCCGCGAGTTCGTTGATGATTCCGTAGATCTCGTACTTCGCGCCGACGTCGATGCCGCGGGTGGGCTCGTCGAGGATGAGCACGTCGGGTCCGGTGAACATCCACTTCGACAGCACGACCTTCTGCTGGTTGCCGCCGGACAGGCGTCCGGTAATCGCGGCGACGCTGGGGGCCTTGATGTTCATCTTGTAGCGGTACGAGTCGGCGACCTTGTACTCGCGGTACCGGTCGACGACGCCCAGACGCGCGAGGCGGGCGAGGGCGGATGCCGAGACGTTGACCTGGATGTCGCCGATGAGGTTGAGGCCGTACTTCTTGCGGTCCTCGGTGGCGTAGGCGATGCCGTGCTTGATCGCCGCGTCGACCGTACGTACGTCGATCGGCTGGCCGTTCTTGTAGACCTCGCCCGAGATGCCCGTGCCGTACATGCGGCCGAAGATGCTCATCGCGAGCTCGGTGCGGCCGGCACCCATGAGTCCTGCGAAACCGACGATCTCGCCCGCTCGCACCATGAACGAGGCGTTGTCGATCACGACGCGCTCGGTGTCGACGGGGTGGTGCACGGTCCAGTTCTCGACGCGGAACAGCTCGTCGCCGATGTCGGGCTCGCGCGGCGGGAAGAGACTGTTGAGGTCGCGACCGACCATCGCGCGGATGATCCGCCCTTCGTCGGTGTCGGGATCGTCGCGGAGCATCGTCTCGATCGTCCGGCCGTCACGGATGA
Protein-coding regions in this window:
- a CDS encoding FAD-dependent oxidoreductase — translated: MNTLEPRPDAAARLAALEREAAHQERLSAGDERAWVGESDGEHPVVIVGAGQAGLVLARGLRRRGIDDVVVIDAAPVDATGPWTTYARMHTLRTPKDIAWPTWDVPAVSPRAWFEAVYGEDAWEAIAFFPTVAWQGFLQWYRVVSGIEVVGSTRVGAIRPTEPDGPLRMHLDGPDGSWVLLARHVVLATGIEGAGGRHIPALLGDIPSDRVHHTHDDIDFAALAGLRIGILGAGTGAFDNAATALEHGAASVNVHMRRPAMPQVSPYRWMEFAGLIENYGSFTDEQKWAFNVHLSAVDQPATQNAIWRAHAFDGFRFLTASPWQSVEWDGSDIVVTTPHGIHRYDVVFAATGIVADLARRPELSAVAADATLWSDRLSPEAAAQNPGLAAFPYLDDDFGLVDRRGGEALSRIHLFNHGARISQGMLSHQIPGLVGGATKLAAALSRRLFAQRSDELLAEYLAYDVPVGVHVGRRAQPASTGETPAVAFSG
- a CDS encoding NAD(P)-dependent oxidoreductase, encoding MTTATPLTVSVPTAQLRDDLGELPDGVEVVIWDMKDAAPRERFDMVVPPYMSMDGVVEALSSVEVGLVQSQSIGYDNVEGRLPEGLVFANASSVHETATAELAVALALAAQRRLPEFVRAQDRGEWIGGGAPGLADRRVTLLGFGGVGRAIAARLKPFELELRAVASHGRLQDEVEVFPLGELAEVLADTDILIASLPGGDATRHIIDDAALSALPDGALVVNVGRGPLVDTDALVDHVRRGRIRAALDVTDPEPLPAGHPLWSLEGALVVPHVGGATDAMRPRIARLVRRQIDRLRAGEEPLNVVLGG
- a CDS encoding ROK family transcriptional regulator; this encodes MTPAVFEPATPLAPPAGRTTNDLIRQQNLASVLSLLHSRGALSRAQLGATTGLNRSTVTGLVMELTELGLVREAPGGERTGKVGRPTLDIEPEDHVAALSVRAEPHAVTVALVGLGGVVHARLRHDTASAPSPRRFVQIVESSVEAMRADIDRHYRVVGAGLAVPGLVNANGSVLVSPTLGWKRDPVAARLSDQLGMPVMAGNDASIGALAESRFGVGVGVGNLLYLGGAMHSIGGGLIIDGTLLRGTSGYAGELGHTVVDPRGRRCVCGRKGCLEAEVSLDLLEPLLGRRKLDEDELDVELGVARDPRVMAEVTRQVEVLSVALTNFVNAFSPETVVLSGYLGALLSVSRERLAEAVRVHPLGAEGRTIRLERAHLRSRLMLVGPAELAFADLLSNPAGFRA
- the mmsB gene encoding multiple monosaccharide ABC transporter permease; amino-acid sequence: MATASTQTVEAPTQPGPRRRGILSRINFRQFGILAALVIIIVLFQVLTGGRLLMPGNVNNLIQQNAYVLILAIGMVMVIIAGHIDLSVGSVVAMVGAIAAIAMNQWGLPWWLAVILSLAVGAVVGAWQGFWVAFVGIPAFIVTLAGMLLFRGLTLVLLTGGTIAGLPDGFTAIGAGWLPPILGYVGVWDSLTVVLGFVAVVALIAQQLRTRATLRRLELPREVAWSFWAKNAIAAVAIMAVAFTLAAYNGTPIVLIILAVLVLAYTFVLNRTTFGRHVYAMGGNLFAAVMSGVKTKWVNFFIFVNMGVLAGLAAVVSTARAGGAVASAGQNYELDAIAAVFIGGAAVQGGIGTVIGAVVGGLVMGVLNMGLSILSVDAAWQMAIKGIVLLLAVAFDIFNKRRNGGA
- the mmsA gene encoding multiple monosaccharide ABC transporter ATP-binding protein, which produces MTEPILRMSGISKSFNGIPALADVSIDVHRGEVHAICGENGAGKSTLMKVLSGVYPAGSFEGSITLEGEEMAFRSINDSEAAGIVIIHQELALSPYLSIAENIFLGNEKAKRGVIDWNATNTAAAQLLKRVGLRENPATKIYEIGVGKQQLVEIAKALAKEVKLLILDEPTAALNDDDSAHLLDLIDQLRDQGITCIIISHKLKEVLRIADRITIIRDGRTIETMLRDDPDTDEGRIIRAMVGRDLNSLFPPREPDIGDELFRVENWTVHHPVDTERVVIDNASFMVRAGEIVGFAGLMGAGRTELAMSIFGRMYGTGISGEVYKNGQPIDVRTVDAAIKHGIAYATEDRKKYGLNLIGDIQVNVSASALARLARLGVVDRYREYKVADSYRYKMNIKAPSVAAITGRLSGGNQQKVVLSKWMFTGPDVLILDEPTRGIDVGAKYEIYGIINELAAQGKAVIVISSELPEVIGLSDRIYTISEGRITGEVSRADATQETLMRHMTAGRN